A stretch of Halocalculus aciditolerans DNA encodes these proteins:
- a CDS encoding NAD-dependent epimerase/dehydratase family protein gives MTAVVTGGAGFVGSHLCEALLADGREVVCVDNFSSGRDANLDAFRDHEAFSVVHADVRDLEPDDLPDADRVYHLASRASPADFVSQAIDIGVTNTEGTRRVLDYAREADARVVYASTSEVYGDPEVHPQPETYTGNVNIRGPRACYDESKRFGEALTVAYEQSYGLDVRTARIFNTYGPRMRLDDGRVVPNFVTQALAGEPLTVYGDGGQTRSFCYVDDTVAGLRALMDAEGLGGDVVNVGSDVETSIADLAERVNERCGGAGVVYHSVPEDDPRRRCPDLTKARQVLGWEPSVSLDDGLDRTIDALRGGRGGSRGGGDVARD, from the coding sequence GTGACGGCGGTCGTGACGGGCGGCGCGGGGTTCGTCGGCAGCCACCTCTGCGAGGCCCTGCTCGCCGACGGCCGCGAGGTCGTCTGCGTCGACAACTTCTCCAGCGGCCGCGACGCGAACCTCGACGCGTTCCGCGACCACGAGGCGTTCTCCGTCGTGCACGCGGACGTCCGTGACCTCGAACCCGACGACCTCCCGGACGCGGACCGCGTCTACCACCTCGCCTCCCGCGCGTCGCCCGCGGATTTCGTCTCGCAGGCCATCGACATCGGCGTGACGAACACGGAGGGGACGCGACGCGTCCTCGACTACGCCCGCGAGGCGGACGCGCGCGTCGTCTACGCGTCGACGAGCGAGGTCTACGGCGACCCGGAGGTCCACCCGCAGCCCGAGACCTACACGGGGAACGTGAACATCCGCGGGCCGCGCGCGTGCTACGACGAGTCGAAGCGCTTCGGGGAAGCGCTCACCGTCGCTTACGAGCAGTCCTACGGCCTCGACGTGCGCACGGCGCGCATCTTCAACACTTACGGGCCCCGGATGCGCCTCGACGACGGCCGCGTCGTCCCGAACTTCGTCACGCAGGCGCTCGCCGGCGAGCCGCTCACCGTCTACGGCGACGGCGGGCAGACGCGGAGTTTCTGCTACGTCGACGACACCGTCGCCGGCCTCCGCGCGCTCATGGACGCCGAGGGCCTCGGGGGTGACGTCGTGAACGTCGGGAGCGACGTCGAGACGAGCATCGCCGACCTCGCGGAGCGCGTGAACGAGCGCTGCGGGGGCGCGGGCGTCGTCTACCACTCCGTGCCCGAGGACGACCCGCGGCGGCGCTGCCCGGACCTCACGAAGGCCCGGCAGGTCCTCGGCTGGGAGCCGTCCGTGTCGCTCGACGACGGCCTCGACCGGACCATCGACGCGCTCCGCGGCGGGCGCGGCGGAAGCCGAGGAGGTGGCGATGTCGCCCGCGATTAG
- a CDS encoding glycosyltransferase family 2 protein, giving the protein MSPAISVVVCTVADPDDTGCLRALDAQDFDDYEVVVRDDPGLAAARNAGVEEARADNVVFLDDDATPRDGYLAAAADALAANPVVAGRIHHPGGGPVSRLVGGYDKGPERHYVTPVDGSFRHGRTGVTGCNMAFRKSVFERVGGFDPRFAWGHEETDFVRRAVRAGFRVLYEPDMAVDHWYATSVRDYWRKMWAFGPGDVAFDRKWETPLRERLLSFLLPVRLGPTPTAGVVATVGNLVRNASYLRALLSPRQ; this is encoded by the coding sequence ATGTCGCCCGCGATTAGCGTCGTCGTCTGCACGGTCGCGGACCCCGACGACACCGGCTGCCTCCGCGCGCTCGACGCCCAGGACTTCGACGACTACGAGGTCGTCGTCCGCGACGACCCCGGGCTCGCCGCCGCGCGGAACGCCGGCGTCGAGGAGGCGCGCGCGGACAACGTCGTCTTCCTCGACGACGACGCGACGCCCCGCGACGGCTACCTCGCCGCCGCCGCGGACGCGCTCGCGGCGAACCCCGTCGTCGCCGGCCGCATCCACCACCCCGGCGGCGGCCCCGTCTCCCGGCTCGTCGGCGGCTACGACAAAGGCCCCGAGCGCCACTACGTCACGCCCGTCGACGGGTCGTTCCGCCACGGCCGCACCGGCGTCACCGGCTGCAACATGGCCTTCCGGAAGTCGGTCTTCGAGCGCGTCGGCGGCTTCGACCCGCGCTTCGCGTGGGGCCACGAGGAGACGGATTTCGTCCGGCGCGCGGTCCGCGCGGGCTTCCGCGTCCTCTACGAGCCCGACATGGCCGTCGACCACTGGTACGCGACCTCAGTCCGGGATTACTGGCGGAAGATGTGGGCGTTCGGCCCCGGCGACGTCGCGTTCGACCGGAAGTGGGAGACGCCGCTCCGCGAGCGCCTCCTCTCGTTCCTCCTCCCGGTCCGCCTCGGCCCGACGCCGACCGCGGGCGTCGTCGCGACCGTCGGCAACCTCGTGCGGAACGCGAGCTACCTCCGCGCGCTCCTCAGCCCCCGTCAGTAG
- a CDS encoding glycosyltransferase family 4 protein — MHVVQVSHVYHPSFGGIENYVARLNESLEADGHTTETVTTDASFGGGPRTERANTVYCETTLSVFRNPLSVELFAHLRGSDADVYHLHSPWFLPSLEAVLALPDDAPVVMTIHGVHLPREGLLSKLLPYAYWPVAQYILSRVDRVVVLGQPERKRLHDHFFVDDDRVAVVPNGIDPAEYDVPEADVDDFRETYDIDPDVPVALYVGRLVSSKQPDRFVDAVADHLPDTEVQALVIGKGDDEYVTELKERADDRTRFLADLSFSELKAAYHAADVFVSIGTSEGLPTVLLEAMNARLPVVATPAGATADVVADPENGRVLAPHPTPSAVAAAVRQYLENPEERRIVGERNRDVVRERFTWDRVYADLARVYADLTGAERPASTDGG; from the coding sequence ATGCACGTCGTTCAGGTCTCGCACGTCTACCACCCGTCGTTCGGCGGGATCGAGAACTACGTCGCTCGGCTGAACGAGTCGCTGGAGGCCGACGGCCACACGACGGAGACCGTGACGACGGACGCGAGCTTCGGCGGCGGCCCCCGCACCGAGCGCGCGAACACCGTCTACTGCGAGACGACGCTCTCCGTCTTCCGGAACCCGCTCTCCGTCGAGCTCTTCGCGCACCTCCGGGGGTCGGACGCGGACGTCTACCACCTCCACAGCCCGTGGTTCCTCCCGAGCCTCGAAGCCGTCCTCGCCCTCCCCGACGACGCGCCCGTGGTGATGACGATTCACGGCGTCCACCTCCCCCGCGAGGGCCTCCTCTCGAAACTCCTCCCGTACGCCTACTGGCCGGTCGCGCAGTACATCCTCTCGCGCGTCGACCGCGTCGTCGTCCTCGGCCAGCCCGAGCGCAAACGCCTCCACGACCACTTCTTCGTCGACGACGACCGCGTCGCCGTCGTCCCGAACGGCATCGACCCCGCCGAGTACGACGTCCCCGAGGCGGACGTCGACGACTTCCGCGAGACCTACGACATCGACCCGGACGTGCCGGTGGCGCTCTACGTCGGCCGCCTCGTCTCCTCGAAGCAGCCCGACCGGTTCGTCGACGCCGTCGCCGACCACCTCCCGGACACGGAGGTGCAGGCGCTCGTCATCGGGAAAGGCGACGACGAGTACGTCACGGAACTCAAGGAACGCGCCGACGACCGCACGCGCTTCCTCGCCGACCTCTCCTTCTCGGAGCTGAAGGCCGCCTACCACGCCGCCGACGTCTTCGTCTCCATCGGCACCTCCGAGGGCCTGCCGACCGTGCTCTTGGAGGCGATGAACGCCCGGCTCCCGGTGGTGGCGACGCCGGCGGGAGCGACGGCCGACGTCGTCGCCGACCCGGAGAACGGCCGCGTGCTCGCCCCCCATCCGACGCCGAGCGCGGTCGCCGCCGCCGTCCGCCAGTACCTCGAGAATCCCGAGGAGCGCCGCATCGTCGGCGAGCGGAACCGCGACGTCGTCCGCGAGCGCTTCACGTGGGACCGCGTCTACGCCGACCTCGCCCGCGTCTACGCCGACCTCACAGGGGCGGAGCGACCGGCGTCTACTGACGGGGGCTGA
- a CDS encoding glycosyltransferase, with protein MTGDDRVDLWLFVTALSVGGAEKTLVDLANDLDRERYDVTVWTIFEQNPLADRLDDHVTLRTLGVEGVTSADHAFAVEGAADPLDYARAPVRFVRAARRDRPDVIQSFLPSDNILARAAGVACPDTVVITGVRLVPTGEDDIRQAIDNWSSRFADHVVSNSAAGARFVRDYGVPEERVSVIHNGRDLSRFERDAPEGLRDGLGLPADAPVVGTVGRLIDRKGHDELLDAWVTVRDEVPDAHLLVVGDGPRRAALEARASDRGVADCVHFTGLRDDVPDLLAAMDAFAFPSHYEGLPGALLEAMAAGLPCVATPVDGNSELLTAYETGLFVGVDEPDELAWALVRVLQNDAFATDLGDAAAARARHTFSLDRMTTAFESLYERLLADSR; from the coding sequence ATGACCGGCGACGACCGCGTGGACCTCTGGCTGTTCGTCACGGCGCTCTCCGTCGGCGGCGCGGAGAAGACGCTCGTCGACCTCGCGAACGACCTCGACCGCGAGCGCTACGACGTGACGGTGTGGACGATCTTCGAGCAGAATCCGCTCGCCGACCGCCTCGACGACCACGTGACGCTCCGCACGCTCGGCGTCGAGGGCGTGACGAGCGCCGACCACGCGTTCGCCGTCGAGGGCGCGGCCGACCCGCTCGACTACGCCCGCGCGCCCGTCCGCTTCGTCCGCGCCGCCCGCCGCGACCGCCCCGACGTCATCCAGTCCTTCCTCCCGAGCGACAACATCCTCGCGCGCGCCGCCGGCGTCGCCTGCCCCGACACGGTCGTGATCACGGGCGTCCGCCTCGTCCCCACCGGCGAGGACGACATCAGGCAGGCGATCGATAACTGGAGCTCGCGGTTCGCCGACCACGTCGTCTCGAACTCCGCCGCGGGCGCGCGCTTCGTCCGCGACTACGGCGTCCCCGAGGAGCGCGTGAGCGTCATCCACAACGGCCGCGACCTCTCCCGGTTCGAGCGCGACGCGCCCGAGGGCCTCCGCGACGGCCTCGGCCTCCCGGCGGACGCGCCCGTCGTCGGGACGGTCGGCCGCCTCATCGACCGGAAAGGCCACGACGAACTCCTCGACGCGTGGGTGACGGTCCGCGACGAAGTACCGGACGCCCACCTGCTCGTCGTCGGCGACGGCCCGCGCCGCGCCGCCCTCGAAGCCCGCGCGAGCGACCGGGGAGTCGCCGACTGCGTGCACTTCACCGGCCTCCGCGACGACGTCCCCGACCTCCTCGCCGCGATGGACGCGTTCGCCTTCCCCTCCCACTACGAGGGCCTCCCCGGCGCGCTCCTCGAAGCGATGGCGGCCGGCCTCCCCTGCGTCGCCACGCCGGTCGACGGGAACAGCGAACTCCTCACCGCCTACGAGACCGGGCTGTTCGTCGGCGTCGACGAACCCGACGAGCTCGCGTGGGCGCTCGTCCGCGTCCTCCAGAACGACGCGTTCGCCACCGATCTCGGCGACGCCGCCGCCGCACGCGCCCGCCACACTTTCTCCCTCGACCGGATGACGACCGCGTTCGAATCGCTCTACGAGCGACTCCTCGCCGACTCCCGGTAA
- a CDS encoding lipopolysaccharide biosynthesis protein — protein MTPVPNRLRSLRTLLTPSGGLATKTVRSGVWLTATNVVVRGLELVSLLVLARILSPADFGLIGIALLVLTALDQFSNLGLGAALIQHRADNVDRYLDTTWTLQIVRGVLLAGITYVLAAPAARFFAAPEVEPIIQVIAVLPLLIGLRNPGVVYFQKDLQFHRQFTYLVTNSVVYFVVTVTLAVLWGSVWALVFGNIAARVSDMLASYLLHDYRPRPRIDVDAVRELVGFGKWVTASGIIYFFTDEGDDFVVGWLLGAASLGLYRLAYRVALAPATELTNVVSTVMFPAYSKLKGNVGDVRAAFLRTIQLTTAVSVPASVGVIVVAPLFVETVLGTQWVEMTVALQILSLYGLFLSLSSSFTPVWLAMGKPDYTAKIGGLRVVAMALVIVPATTEFGIEGAAAAAGAAYVIVGLPLELYLATRLLDFSLAGFARELAYPLTAAAAMAAVVLTARSAVETGFPTLDLALLILLGVAVYAAVALLFIKRLGWRLERNVRELVTAFSG, from the coding sequence ATGACGCCCGTCCCGAACCGCCTCCGCTCGCTCAGAACGCTTCTCACGCCGAGCGGCGGCCTCGCGACGAAGACCGTGCGCTCCGGCGTCTGGCTCACCGCGACGAACGTCGTCGTCCGCGGCCTCGAACTCGTCTCCCTCCTCGTCCTCGCGCGCATCCTCTCGCCCGCGGACTTCGGCCTCATCGGCATCGCCCTCCTCGTCCTCACCGCCCTCGACCAGTTCTCCAACCTCGGCCTCGGCGCGGCGCTCATCCAGCACCGCGCGGACAACGTCGACCGCTACCTCGACACCACGTGGACGCTCCAGATCGTCCGCGGCGTCCTCCTCGCCGGCATCACCTACGTGCTCGCCGCCCCCGCCGCCCGGTTCTTCGCCGCACCGGAGGTCGAACCCATCATCCAGGTCATCGCCGTCCTCCCGCTCCTCATCGGCCTGCGGAACCCCGGCGTCGTCTACTTCCAGAAAGACCTCCAGTTCCACCGGCAGTTCACCTACCTCGTCACGAACTCCGTCGTCTACTTCGTCGTCACCGTCACCCTCGCCGTCCTCTGGGGGTCCGTCTGGGCGCTCGTCTTCGGGAACATCGCCGCGCGCGTCAGCGACATGCTCGCCTCCTACCTCCTCCACGACTACCGCCCCCGCCCCCGCATCGACGTCGACGCCGTCCGCGAACTCGTCGGATTCGGGAAGTGGGTCACCGCCTCCGGCATCATCTACTTCTTCACCGACGAAGGCGACGACTTCGTCGTCGGCTGGCTCCTCGGCGCGGCCTCCCTCGGCCTCTACCGCCTCGCCTACCGCGTCGCCCTCGCCCCCGCCACCGAACTCACCAACGTCGTCTCCACCGTCATGTTCCCCGCCTACTCCAAACTCAAGGGGAACGTCGGCGACGTCCGCGCCGCCTTCCTCCGCACCATCCAACTCACCACCGCCGTCTCCGTCCCCGCGAGCGTCGGCGTCATCGTCGTCGCCCCCCTCTTCGTCGAAACCGTCCTCGGCACCCAGTGGGTCGAGATGACCGTCGCCCTCCAGATTCTCTCCCTCTACGGCCTCTTCCTCTCGCTCTCCTCCTCTTTCACGCCGGTCTGGCTCGCGATGGGGAAACCCGACTACACCGCGAAAATCGGCGGCCTCCGCGTCGTCGCCATGGCGCTCGTCATCGTCCCCGCCACCACCGAGTTCGGCATCGAAGGCGCGGCCGCCGCCGCCGGCGCGGCCTACGTCATCGTCGGCCTCCCGCTCGAACTCTACCTCGCCACCCGCCTCCTCGACTTCTCGCTCGCCGGGTTCGCCCGCGAACTCGCCTACCCCCTCACCGCCGCCGCCGCCATGGCCGCCGTCGTCCTCACCGCCCGCAGCGCCGTCGAAACCGGCTTCCCCACCCTCGACCTCGCGCTCCTCATCCTCCTCGGCGTCGCCGTCTACGCCGCCGTCGCCCTCCTCTTCATCAAACGCCTCGGCTGGCGGCTCGAACGCAACGTCAGAGAACTCGTCACCGCCTTCAGCGGCTGA
- a CDS encoding TIGR04024 family LLM class F420-dependent oxidoreductase, whose amino-acid sequence MTERGVHLPVAAQDSFDDLVRLGERAEELGYDRVALPETWGRDGVAVLSALAERTEKIGLASSILNTYSRSPALLGQTAATLQEASDGRFRLGIGPSGPVVVENWHGVDYGNPLRRTRETVEVVKQVLSGDTVTYDGSDFSLSGFRLRCDAPDPAPPVDVTGMGPKAVELAGRFADGWHALMLTDSGLDDRLADLERGAALGDRDPDDIHVTLVTTCCALDDPEEARNLTRQHIGFYVGGMGTFYRDALERQGYGETANAVYEAWQDGDHAEAVGLVGDDLLDDVAAAGTPEEARDRLAALESLEGVDEVAIGFPRAADQSQIDATMDALAPER is encoded by the coding sequence ATGACGGAACGCGGCGTGCACCTCCCGGTGGCGGCACAGGACTCCTTCGACGACCTCGTGCGACTCGGCGAACGCGCGGAGGAACTCGGCTACGACCGCGTCGCGCTCCCCGAGACGTGGGGGCGCGACGGCGTCGCCGTCCTCTCCGCGCTCGCCGAACGCACAGAAAAAATCGGCCTCGCCTCCAGCATCCTCAACACGTACTCGCGCTCTCCCGCCCTGCTCGGACAGACCGCCGCGACGCTCCAGGAGGCCAGCGACGGCCGCTTCCGCCTCGGCATCGGCCCCTCCGGCCCCGTCGTCGTCGAGAACTGGCACGGCGTCGACTACGGCAATCCCCTCAGGCGAACCCGCGAGACCGTCGAAGTCGTGAAGCAGGTCCTCTCGGGCGACACCGTGACCTACGACGGCAGCGACTTCTCCCTCTCCGGGTTCCGCCTGCGCTGTGACGCCCCCGACCCCGCGCCGCCCGTCGACGTGACGGGGATGGGACCGAAAGCCGTCGAGCTCGCCGGCCGCTTCGCCGACGGCTGGCACGCCCTCATGCTCACGGACTCCGGCCTCGACGACCGCCTCGCCGACCTCGAACGCGGCGCGGCACTCGGCGACCGCGACCCCGACGACATCCACGTCACCCTCGTCACCACCTGCTGTGCGCTCGACGACCCCGAAGAAGCCCGGAACCTAACACGTCAACACATTGGGTTCTACGTGGGGGGGATGGGTACCTTCTACCGGGACGCGCTCGAACGGCAGGGGTACGGGGAGACGGCGAACGCGGTCTACGAGGCGTGGCAGGACGGCGACCACGCCGAGGCCGTCGGTCTCGTCGGCGACGACCTCCTCGACGACGTCGCCGCGGCCGGCACGCCCGAGGAGGCGCGCGACCGCCTCGCCGCGCTCGAATCTCTCGAAGGCGTCGACGAAGTCGCCATCGGCTTCCCGCGCGCCGCCGACCAGTCCCAGATCGACGCGACGATGGACGCCCTCGCGCCCGAGCGGTAA
- a CDS encoding pyridoxamine 5'-phosphate oxidase family protein — MSETDDASEEAVPREFRDFFEKETYAHVTTLNADGSPHTTPVWVDYDADANRLLVNTERHRRKAKNVERDPRVSVSMTDPDTPYRFLSVTGEVDEVTTDGAREHIDELARRYTGDDYATPIQSERVLLRIRPEEVLTGG; from the coding sequence ATGAGCGAAACCGACGATGCGAGCGAGGAAGCGGTCCCGAGGGAGTTCCGCGACTTCTTCGAGAAGGAGACCTACGCGCACGTGACGACGCTGAACGCGGACGGGAGTCCGCACACGACGCCGGTCTGGGTCGACTACGACGCCGACGCGAACCGCCTGCTCGTGAACACGGAGCGCCACCGCCGGAAGGCGAAGAACGTCGAGCGCGACCCGCGCGTCTCCGTGAGCATGACCGACCCCGACACGCCCTACCGGTTCCTCTCCGTCACCGGCGAAGTCGACGAGGTCACGACCGACGGCGCGCGCGAGCACATCGACGAGCTCGCCCGGCGCTACACGGGCGACGACTACGCGACGCCGATTCAGAGCGAACGCGTCCTCCTCCGCATCCGCCCCGAGGAAGTCCTCACCGGCGGCTGA
- a CDS encoding SDR family NAD(P)-dependent oxidoreductase: MTESLETTEGVRSRSSLDGKTAVVTGGSSGIGRATAEAFAADGADVVICSRTQADVDAVADELAGLPGEVVAVEADVTDREDVAALAEATVEAFGGVDVLVNNAGGGGALAPLHELDDAEFERIVEVNLLGTYNVTSAFADALRDGESGAVVNTASMAGEYGVAGMGPYSAAKAGVVSLTRTLAAEWADANVRVNAVSPGFIATEKVVESMGIPRPDTRDDAAREVGTPAEVADLVRFLASDAASFVTGQSVRITGPPNLYEAPDV, from the coding sequence ATGACTGAATCACTCGAAACGACGGAGGGCGTGCGGTCGCGGTCGAGTCTCGACGGGAAGACGGCGGTCGTGACGGGCGGGTCGTCGGGTATCGGGCGGGCGACGGCTGAAGCGTTCGCGGCGGACGGCGCGGACGTCGTCATCTGCTCGCGGACGCAGGCTGACGTGGACGCGGTGGCGGACGAGCTCGCCGGCCTCCCCGGCGAGGTCGTCGCCGTCGAGGCGGACGTGACGGACCGCGAGGACGTCGCCGCGCTCGCCGAGGCCACTGTAGAGGCGTTCGGCGGCGTGGACGTCCTCGTGAACAACGCGGGCGGCGGCGGCGCGCTCGCGCCGCTCCACGAGCTCGACGACGCGGAGTTCGAACGCATCGTCGAGGTGAACCTCCTCGGGACGTACAACGTCACGTCGGCGTTCGCGGACGCGCTCCGCGACGGCGAGTCGGGCGCGGTCGTCAACACCGCGAGCATGGCGGGCGAGTACGGCGTCGCCGGCATGGGTCCCTACTCCGCCGCGAAGGCCGGTGTCGTCTCCCTCACGAGGACGCTCGCCGCCGAGTGGGCCGACGCGAACGTCCGCGTGAACGCCGTCTCCCCCGGCTTCATCGCCACCGAGAAAGTCGTCGAATCGATGGGTATTCCGCGCCCCGACACCCGCGACGACGCCGCCCGCGAGGTCGGTACGCCCGCGGAGGTCGCCGACCTCGTTCGGTTCCTCGCGAGCGACGCCGCCTCCTTCGTCACCGGGCAGTCCGTCAGAATCACCGGCCCCCCGAACCTCTACGAAGCCCCCGACGTCTGA
- a CDS encoding N-acyl homoserine lactonase family protein produces the protein MVDIDVHVLDRGHITADRAFMIDGDAMGTLDAPQPEHHVIESPVYNLLLDTPDGVVLWDTGSHPDAGDGYWPDHLYSVFAHEDASEHTLPGELDRHGYDLDDIDAVVMSHLHLDHAGGLRHFDGTDVPVYVHEREIEYAYRSANTATGSVAYFQPDFDHDLNWQVVTGERTQYFAGVEFLHLPGHTPGLLGLLLHRDEGTLVVAGDEVYRRENYEQGVPMSAGLLSGLDDWRESRARVQDLARRHDAPVFCGHDQRDVDQLEAIVE, from the coding sequence ATGGTCGACATCGACGTTCACGTTCTCGACCGCGGTCACATCACGGCGGACCGCGCGTTCATGATCGACGGCGACGCGATGGGGACGCTCGACGCGCCGCAGCCCGAACACCACGTCATCGAGAGCCCCGTCTACAACCTCCTCCTCGACACGCCCGACGGCGTCGTCCTCTGGGACACGGGCAGCCATCCGGATGCGGGGGACGGCTACTGGCCGGACCACCTCTACAGCGTCTTCGCACACGAGGACGCGAGCGAGCACACCCTCCCCGGCGAGCTCGACCGACACGGCTACGACCTCGACGACATCGACGCCGTCGTGATGAGTCACCTCCACCTCGACCACGCCGGCGGCCTCCGCCACTTCGATGGGACGGACGTGCCGGTGTACGTCCACGAGCGCGAGATCGAGTACGCGTATCGCTCGGCGAACACGGCCACGGGGAGCGTGGCGTACTTCCAGCCGGATTTCGACCACGACCTGAACTGGCAGGTCGTGACGGGCGAGCGCACGCAGTACTTCGCGGGCGTCGAGTTCCTCCACCTCCCCGGGCACACCCCCGGGCTGCTCGGCCTCCTCCTCCACCGCGACGAGGGGACGCTGGTCGTCGCCGGCGACGAGGTCTACCGCCGCGAGAACTACGAACAAGGAGTCCCGATGAGCGCCGGCCTCCTCTCCGGCCTCGACGACTGGCGGGAGAGCCGCGCGCGAGTGCAGGATCTCGCGCGACGCCACGACGCCCCCGTCTTCTGCGGGCACGACCAGCGCGACGTCGACCAACTCGAGGCGATCGTCGAATGA
- a CDS encoding PaaI family thioesterase: protein MSHESNPHDADSDPKAYLQHHVDEHGFLGWLDLTVEAVDEDGLVLSIPYADKLANHAPGHAGRVHGGIAATIVDTAGGLGVHSQLDDFTSAGVATIDLDVSYLRPAVGDLVATADVIRVGGTVGVAVITVESDTPNDGWSEVAVGMGSFRIFR, encoded by the coding sequence ATGAGCCACGAGTCGAACCCGCACGACGCCGACTCGGACCCGAAGGCCTACCTCCAACACCACGTCGACGAACACGGCTTCCTCGGGTGGCTCGACCTCACGGTCGAAGCGGTCGACGAGGACGGCCTCGTCCTCTCCATCCCGTACGCGGACAAGCTCGCGAACCACGCGCCCGGCCACGCCGGCCGCGTGCACGGCGGCATCGCCGCGACCATCGTCGACACCGCCGGCGGGCTCGGCGTTCACTCCCAGCTCGACGACTTCACGAGCGCGGGCGTCGCCACCATCGACCTCGACGTCTCCTACCTCCGCCCCGCCGTCGGCGACCTCGTCGCCACCGCGGACGTCATCCGCGTCGGCGGCACCGTCGGCGTCGCCGTCATCACCGTCGAGAGCGACACGCCGAACGACGGCTGGAGCGAGGTCGCCGTCGGCATGGGGTCCTTCCGCATCTTCAGGTAA
- a CDS encoding cryptochrome/photolyase family protein produces MQVFWHRRDLRAVDNVGLSAAADGVDEFGEVVPVFVFDEALFEYASDARMAFVLDSLDELRTAYRENGSGLVVRRGDPTRVVADLAHEVDAERVVWNRAHSGIGERRDDLVRDDLAEDGVDVSAFSDTAIHEPGEIRTNAGDPYQVYTYFWKKWRDAEKPRSRLEPESETLAAGSEHDVFDDGDPIPSLEALGFAEPTADVPSGGRGAGLEHLEDFCADDIFVYDDARNYPARDATSRLSPHLRFGTLGPREVFERTQSAMADADGEDEAENVEAFQQQLAWREFYLQVLAFNQDVVTENYTEYEHAIEWRDDPEELDAWRAGETGYPLVDAGMRQLAQEAWMHNRVRMVVASFLTKDLLADWRHGYAHFRDHLVDHDTANDNGGWQWAASTGTDAQPYFRVFNPQSQLESYDPDAEYVKAYVPELRDVPAEKILDWVDLDDDEREALAPDYPAPIVDHSERREEAIAMFERARGDD; encoded by the coding sequence ATGCAGGTGTTCTGGCATCGGCGGGACCTCCGCGCGGTCGACAACGTCGGCCTGTCGGCGGCGGCCGATGGCGTCGACGAGTTCGGGGAAGTCGTGCCGGTGTTCGTCTTCGACGAGGCGTTGTTCGAGTACGCGAGCGACGCGCGGATGGCGTTCGTGCTCGACTCGCTGGACGAGCTCCGGACGGCGTATCGGGAGAACGGGAGCGGCCTCGTGGTGCGGCGGGGCGACCCGACGCGGGTCGTCGCCGACCTCGCGCACGAGGTCGACGCCGAGCGGGTGGTGTGGAACCGCGCGCACTCCGGGATTGGCGAGCGCCGGGACGACCTCGTCCGCGACGACCTCGCCGAGGACGGCGTCGACGTGTCGGCGTTCAGCGACACGGCCATCCACGAGCCGGGGGAGATTCGGACGAACGCGGGCGACCCCTACCAGGTCTACACGTACTTCTGGAAGAAGTGGCGGGACGCGGAGAAGCCGCGGAGCCGCCTCGAACCCGAGTCGGAGACGCTGGCGGCGGGGAGCGAGCACGACGTCTTCGACGACGGCGACCCGATTCCGTCGCTCGAAGCCTTAGGGTTCGCGGAGCCGACGGCGGACGTTCCCTCTGGTGGCCGCGGAGCCGGTCTAGAGCACTTAGAGGATTTCTGCGCGGACGACATCTTCGTGTACGACGACGCGCGGAACTACCCGGCGCGGGACGCGACGAGCCGCCTCTCGCCGCACCTCCGGTTCGGGACGCTCGGGCCGCGCGAAGTCTTCGAGCGCACGCAGTCCGCGATGGCCGACGCCGACGGCGAGGACGAAGCGGAGAACGTGGAAGCGTTCCAACAGCAGCTCGCGTGGCGCGAGTTCTACCTCCAGGTGCTCGCGTTCAATCAGGACGTCGTCACGGAGAACTACACGGAGTACGAGCACGCCATCGAGTGGCGGGACGACCCCGAGGAGCTCGACGCGTGGCGGGCGGGCGAGACGGGCTACCCGCTCGTGGACGCGGGGATGCGCCAGTTAGCGCAGGAGGCGTGGATGCACAACCGCGTGCGGATGGTCGTCGCCTCGTTCCTGACGAAGGACCTCCTCGCGGACTGGCGACACGGCTACGCGCACTTCCGCGACCACCTCGTGGACCACGACACGGCGAACGACAACGGCGGCTGGCAGTGGGCGGCGTCGACGGGGACGGACGCCCAGCCGTACTTCCGCGTCTTCAACCCGCAGTCACAGTTAGAGTCCTACGACCCCGACGCGGAGTACGTGAAGGCGTACGTCCCGGAGCTCCGGGACGTCCCGGCGGAGAAGATCCTCGACTGGGTCGACCTCGACGACGACGAGCGCGAGGCGCTCGCGCCCGACTACCCCGCGCCCATCGTCGACCACAGCGAGCGACGCGAGGAAGCCATCGCGATGTTCGAGCGAGCGCGCGGCGACGACTAA